One part of the Mycolicibacterium aromaticivorans JS19b1 = JCM 16368 genome encodes these proteins:
- a CDS encoding TetR/AcrR family transcriptional regulator, whose translation MLNVTAAMTPKGERRRYALISAAAELLREGGFEAVRHRSVARRAGLPLASTTYYFSSLDDLVLKAVEYICAVETAQLRARVDALPRRRRGAEAIADVLVDLLVGDPDGEASSEELISRYERYIACARQAELREIQHRLARQRVDAVVSAMARSGRNARTDLVTALVNAVDGSVVSALVSDGDGPREVARATVMDVIDVLVPIDERTVRV comes from the coding sequence TTGCTGAACGTGACGGCAGCGATGACGCCCAAGGGCGAGCGGCGACGATATGCGCTGATCAGCGCTGCCGCCGAGCTGCTTCGCGAAGGCGGATTCGAAGCTGTGCGCCATCGTTCGGTGGCGCGTCGCGCAGGTTTGCCGCTGGCGTCCACCACCTACTATTTCTCCTCGCTGGACGACCTCGTACTCAAGGCGGTCGAGTACATCTGCGCGGTGGAAACCGCCCAATTGCGGGCCCGGGTGGACGCGCTTCCGCGTCGGCGGCGCGGCGCGGAGGCGATTGCCGACGTGTTGGTCGACCTGCTGGTCGGCGATCCCGACGGGGAAGCGAGCAGCGAAGAATTGATCTCGCGGTATGAGCGCTACATCGCCTGCGCCCGCCAGGCCGAACTGCGTGAAATCCAGCACCGGCTGGCCCGGCAGCGGGTCGACGCCGTGGTGTCGGCCATGGCGCGCTCGGGCCGCAATGCGCGGACCGATCTGGTGACGGCTCTGGTCAACGCCGTCGACGGCTCGGTGGTCTCGGCTCTGGTCAGCGATGGCGACGGCCCGCGAGAGGTGGCCAGGGCCACCGTGATGGACGTGATCGACGTGTTGGTCCCGATCGACGAGCGCACTGTCCGGGTCTGA
- a CDS encoding alpha/beta hydrolase, producing the protein MARMANLSRRAVLRLGAGAVAGAAGAFAAGRALDSATQLAPTDVAMTGVGAPLAPPAPLEPPAAGAPAPTMVTGSFVSAARGGVDTNWAIARPPGQTAPLRPVIALHGKGQDAAGVMAGGVEQGLAQAVAAGLPPFAVVAVDGGGSYWHQRASGEDSGKMVLDELIPMLGSQGLDTSRVAFLGWSMGGYGALLLGARLGPARTAAITAVSPALWLSSGAAAPGAFDGPNDFAANTVFGLPALASIPIRIDCGNSDPFYSATKQFIAQLPTPPAGGFSPGGHDGGYWSSQLPGEIAWMAPLLVA; encoded by the coding sequence ATGGCCCGCATGGCGAACCTGAGCCGTCGCGCAGTTCTGCGACTCGGCGCCGGAGCCGTTGCAGGTGCCGCGGGTGCCTTCGCTGCCGGCCGTGCCCTGGATTCCGCGACTCAGCTCGCGCCGACGGATGTCGCGATGACCGGCGTCGGCGCTCCCTTGGCGCCGCCCGCCCCGCTGGAGCCGCCCGCGGCGGGCGCCCCCGCCCCCACGATGGTCACCGGCTCGTTCGTCTCGGCCGCGCGCGGCGGGGTCGACACCAACTGGGCCATCGCCCGCCCGCCCGGCCAAACCGCGCCGTTGCGGCCCGTCATCGCGTTGCACGGCAAGGGTCAGGACGCGGCGGGTGTGATGGCGGGCGGCGTCGAACAGGGCCTGGCGCAAGCGGTTGCGGCCGGACTGCCGCCGTTCGCGGTGGTTGCGGTCGACGGTGGGGGCAGCTACTGGCATCAGCGGGCCTCGGGTGAGGACTCCGGGAAGATGGTGCTCGACGAGCTGATCCCGATGCTCGGCAGCCAGGGCCTGGACACCTCGCGGGTGGCGTTCCTGGGCTGGTCGATGGGCGGTTACGGGGCCCTGCTGCTGGGCGCGCGCCTCGGACCGGCCCGCACGGCGGCAATCACCGCGGTCAGCCCGGCGCTGTGGCTGTCGTCGGGCGCGGCCGCACCCGGTGCATTCGACGGCCCCAACGACTTTGCCGCCAACACCGTGTTCGGCCTACCTGCGCTGGCGTCGATCCCGATCCGGATCGACTGCGGCAACAGCGACCCGTTCTATTCAGCAACCAAGCAATTCATCGCCCAGCTGCCCACCCCGCCGGCCGGCGGATTCTCGCCCGGCGGCCACGACGGCGGTTACTGGAGTTCGCAGCTGCCCGGCGAGATCGCCTGGATGGCTCCGCTACTCGTGGCCTAA
- a CDS encoding cytochrome P450, translated as MTVESPPLSPRPYHPLDISAPDFWTADFATRDRTFGQLRAADGLSWHPPVSSVFPHSEAGYWAVTRHADVKYVSQHTDVFSSALGMSVDPLPAEIQQATSFFLAMDPPEHTLYRRLISATFTPKQVRRIEAQIQANAADIVDRLIERLRDGDEIDFVTECSAKLPMRTVSDMIGIAPQDQQAVAYAAESLFSATDDDYASFEERATHALTQIGILTSSGIELAQLRRREPHDDLMTNIVNAEVDGHQLTDVQIGSFMVLLASAGNDTTKQTTSHAFKALADNPDQKAWLTADFDVRIAQAVEEFIRWATPVLNFARHATVDTELAGTQIKAGEKVALFYCSANRDDAVFDRPGEFDITRSPNPHFGFGGGGPHFCLGANLARTELRQLFHQLLTRLPEVQVGEPEYLHSNVIHGVKRLPVKLV; from the coding sequence ATGACCGTCGAAAGCCCCCCGCTCTCCCCGCGGCCGTACCACCCGCTCGATATCTCGGCGCCGGACTTCTGGACGGCCGACTTCGCCACCCGGGATCGGACGTTCGGACAGCTGCGGGCCGCCGACGGGTTGTCCTGGCATCCGCCGGTTTCGTCGGTCTTTCCCCATTCGGAGGCCGGATATTGGGCGGTCACCCGCCACGCCGACGTCAAGTACGTCAGCCAGCACACCGACGTCTTCAGCTCGGCGCTGGGTATGAGCGTCGACCCCCTGCCGGCCGAGATCCAGCAAGCCACGAGCTTCTTTCTGGCCATGGATCCGCCGGAGCACACCCTGTACCGGCGGCTGATCAGCGCGACGTTCACCCCCAAGCAGGTTCGCCGCATCGAGGCCCAGATCCAGGCCAACGCCGCCGATATCGTCGACCGGCTGATCGAGCGGCTGCGCGACGGGGACGAGATCGACTTCGTCACGGAGTGCTCGGCGAAGCTCCCGATGCGCACGGTGTCGGACATGATCGGCATCGCCCCGCAAGACCAGCAGGCGGTGGCCTACGCGGCTGAAAGCCTGTTCAGCGCCACCGATGACGACTACGCCTCGTTCGAAGAACGCGCGACGCATGCGCTGACCCAGATCGGGATACTCACCAGTTCGGGAATCGAGCTGGCTCAGCTGCGCCGCCGCGAGCCGCACGACGACCTGATGACCAACATCGTCAACGCCGAGGTCGACGGCCACCAGCTCACCGACGTCCAGATCGGGTCGTTCATGGTGCTGCTGGCCTCCGCCGGTAACGACACCACCAAGCAGACCACCTCGCATGCGTTCAAGGCGCTGGCCGACAACCCGGACCAAAAGGCTTGGCTGACGGCGGATTTCGACGTCCGGATCGCCCAGGCGGTCGAGGAGTTCATCCGCTGGGCCACCCCCGTGCTGAACTTCGCCCGCCATGCCACCGTCGACACCGAACTGGCCGGCACGCAGATCAAGGCCGGGGAGAAGGTCGCGTTGTTCTACTGCTCGGCCAACCGCGACGACGCGGTGTTCGACCGGCCGGGTGAGTTCGACATCACCCGATCACCGAACCCACACTTCGGTTTCGGTGGCGGCGGGCCGCACTTCTGCCTCGGCGCGAACCTCGCCAGGACCGAGCTGCGGCAGCTGTTCCACCAGCTCCTCACCCGGCTACCCGAGGTGCAGGTCGGCGAGCCGGAGTACTTGCACAGCAATGTGATTCACGGGGTGAAGCGGTTGCCTGTCAAGCTAGTGTGA
- the purD gene encoding phosphoribosylamine--glycine ligase, whose product MRVLVIGSGAREHALLLGLRRDPHIDFLAVAPGNAGTSAVAEQHEVDVTSAEAVTALARKLEVDLVIIGPEVPLVLGVADAVRAAGIACFGPSKDAARIEGSKAFAKDVMAAAGVRTAGSETVDNPAHLDAALDRFGPAAGQPAWVVKDDGLAAGKGVVVTDDRDMARAHAASLLDSGHPVLLESFLDGPEVSLFCLVDGATVVPLLPAQDFKRVADFDAGPNTGGMGAYSPLPWLPADVLSAIVSGVVEPVAAELVRRGCPFSGLLYAGLAITSNGPAVIEFNCRFGDPETQAVLALLESPLGQLLYSTATGTLADAGPLEWRDGYAVTVVVAAENYPGRPRVGDVITGSEAPGVLHAGTARRDDGAVVSSGGRVLSIVGTGADLVAAREEAYRIVSSIRLPGSHFRSDIALAAAEGRITLA is encoded by the coding sequence GTGCGCGTCCTCGTGATCGGATCCGGTGCCCGCGAACACGCCCTGTTGTTGGGCCTGCGCAGAGATCCGCACATTGACTTCCTTGCCGTCGCGCCCGGCAACGCCGGCACGTCGGCGGTGGCCGAACAGCACGAGGTGGACGTCACCTCCGCCGAAGCCGTCACCGCGCTGGCCCGCAAGCTCGAGGTGGACCTGGTGATCATCGGCCCCGAGGTGCCGCTGGTTCTCGGTGTCGCCGACGCGGTGCGAGCCGCGGGGATCGCCTGCTTCGGCCCGTCGAAGGACGCCGCCCGGATCGAGGGTTCCAAGGCGTTCGCCAAAGACGTGATGGCGGCCGCCGGTGTCCGTACCGCAGGCAGCGAGACCGTCGACAACCCGGCCCACCTCGATGCCGCGTTGGATCGCTTCGGTCCAGCCGCAGGCCAGCCCGCCTGGGTGGTCAAGGACGACGGGCTGGCCGCGGGCAAGGGCGTGGTGGTCACCGACGATCGCGACATGGCCCGTGCACACGCCGCATCGCTGCTCGACTCGGGGCACCCGGTGCTGCTGGAGTCCTTCCTCGACGGACCCGAGGTGTCGCTGTTCTGTCTGGTCGACGGCGCGACGGTGGTTCCGCTGCTGCCCGCCCAGGACTTCAAGCGGGTCGCCGACTTCGACGCCGGGCCCAATACCGGTGGGATGGGCGCGTATTCGCCGCTGCCGTGGCTGCCGGCCGACGTGCTGTCGGCGATCGTCAGCGGTGTCGTCGAACCCGTTGCCGCCGAACTGGTTCGCCGCGGCTGCCCGTTCTCGGGGCTGCTGTATGCGGGGCTGGCAATCACCTCGAACGGGCCCGCCGTCATTGAATTCAATTGTCGCTTCGGCGATCCCGAGACCCAAGCGGTGCTGGCGCTGCTGGAATCCCCGCTGGGGCAGCTGTTGTATTCCACCGCGACCGGGACGCTGGCCGACGCCGGCCCGCTCGAGTGGCGCGACGGATACGCCGTCACCGTCGTGGTGGCCGCCGAGAACTACCCCGGCCGCCCTCGGGTCGGAGACGTGATCACCGGGTCGGAGGCGCCCGGCGTCCTGCATGCCGGCACCGCCCGGCGCGACGACGGCGCGGTCGTGTCGTCCGGCGGTCGGGTGCTCTCGATCGTCGGCACCGGGGCCGATCTGGTTGCCGCCCGCGAGGAGGCCTACCGGATCGTGTCCTCGATCCGCTTGCCGGGCAGCCACTTCCGCAGCGACATCGCGCTTGCCGCCGCCGAGGGGCGTATCACACTAGCTTGA
- a CDS encoding acyl-CoA carboxylase subunit beta, translating to MTDRPDLTELLRRRALTEDAARPDAVERRHAAGGRTARENIAELVDADSFVEYGRFAIAAQRRRRDLDDLIARTPADGLIAGTAQVNGKPCAVLSYDYTVLAGTQGYVGHRKKDRLFELIERMRLPTIFFAEGGGGRPGDTDVPTVSSLETRAFKLWAALSGVVPRIAIVKGRCFAGNAVIAGCSDLIVATADTSIGMGGPAMIAGGRLGDVEPDAVGPISVQAPNGVVDVVVADEAEAVAVAKRLLGYFQGVTEPGAVADQNALRTVIPELARRAYPIKPVIETIADQGCVTFLREKFAAEMVTALARIDGRPVGVIANNTMVMAGAITAAAADKAARFLQLCDTFGLPVVSLIDCPGYMVGPAAEAEALVRRASRMLVAGAALRVPLVAVVLRRGYGLGAQAMTGGSLHEPLLTVAWSGAHLGPMGLEGAVRLGMRKELEAISDDAEREQRVAEATAAMEENARALNSAQIFEIDDVIDPAETRGLIVATLAAAAARGELPPPRRFVDTW from the coding sequence ATGACGGATCGTCCCGACCTCACCGAGTTGTTGCGCCGGCGCGCGCTGACCGAAGACGCGGCCCGCCCCGACGCGGTCGAACGCAGGCACGCCGCCGGCGGCCGGACCGCCCGCGAGAACATCGCCGAACTGGTGGACGCCGATTCGTTCGTCGAGTACGGGCGCTTCGCAATCGCCGCGCAGCGCCGTCGCCGCGACCTCGACGACCTGATCGCCCGCACCCCCGCCGACGGGCTGATCGCCGGCACCGCGCAGGTCAACGGCAAGCCGTGCGCCGTGTTGTCCTACGACTACACGGTCCTGGCCGGTACCCAGGGCTACGTCGGGCATCGCAAGAAGGACCGGCTCTTCGAGCTCATCGAGCGGATGCGGCTGCCCACGATCTTCTTCGCCGAGGGCGGTGGCGGCCGGCCCGGCGACACCGACGTTCCCACGGTTTCCTCGCTGGAGACCCGGGCCTTCAAACTGTGGGCGGCGCTGTCAGGGGTGGTACCGCGCATCGCGATCGTCAAGGGCCGCTGCTTCGCGGGCAACGCGGTGATCGCCGGCTGCTCGGACCTCATCGTGGCCACCGCCGACACCTCGATCGGCATGGGCGGACCGGCGATGATCGCCGGCGGCAGGCTGGGCGACGTCGAACCCGACGCCGTCGGCCCGATCTCGGTGCAGGCGCCCAACGGTGTCGTCGACGTCGTCGTCGCCGACGAGGCCGAAGCGGTCGCCGTCGCCAAGCGGCTCCTCGGTTACTTCCAGGGCGTCACCGAGCCCGGCGCCGTCGCCGACCAAAATGCGTTGCGCACAGTCATTCCCGAGCTCGCCCGGCGTGCCTATCCGATCAAGCCGGTCATCGAGACCATCGCCGACCAAGGCTGCGTGACGTTCCTGCGGGAGAAGTTCGCCGCCGAGATGGTCACCGCGCTGGCCCGCATCGACGGGCGCCCCGTCGGTGTCATCGCCAACAACACGATGGTGATGGCCGGGGCGATCACCGCCGCGGCGGCCGACAAGGCGGCGCGCTTCCTGCAACTGTGCGACACCTTCGGCCTGCCGGTCGTCTCGCTGATCGACTGTCCGGGGTACATGGTCGGCCCGGCCGCCGAGGCCGAGGCGCTGGTGCGGCGGGCGTCGCGGATGCTGGTCGCCGGCGCGGCACTACGGGTGCCGTTGGTGGCGGTCGTGCTGCGCCGCGGCTACGGGCTGGGCGCGCAGGCGATGACCGGCGGCAGCCTGCACGAGCCGCTGCTGACCGTGGCCTGGTCCGGTGCGCACCTCGGGCCGATGGGTCTGGAGGGTGCGGTACGCCTGGGGATGCGCAAGGAGCTGGAGGCCATCTCCGACGACGCCGAGCGCGAACAGCGGGTCGCCGAAGCCACCGCGGCGATGGAGGAGAACGCCAGAGCGCTCAACTCGGCCCAGATCTTCGAGATCGACGACGTCATCGACCCGGCGGAGACCCGCGGCCTGATCGTGGCGACCCTGGCCGCCGCCGCGGCGCGCGGTGAACTCCCGCCACCGAGGCGATTCGTCGACACCTGGTAG
- a CDS encoding cytochrome P450, which produces MTTANVCPFGAEPHSRVASLLPSGFDFTDPDLIQEGMPVAEFAQLRQTAPVWWNEQPLGSTVFDDGGYWVITKHRDIRDISRDGDLWSTNRKGVVMRFADDMTADQVEITKALLINHDAPEHTRLRKLVSRLFTPRAVAKLEEKLADAARDIVAAAAAKDTGDFVDDIAMQLPLLAIADLLGVPEDDRQKLFHWTNSIMNTDDPDFNDVDPIEANAELMGYAYSMAEQRRQCPADDIVTRLVQADLEDGGGEPLSEVEFAFFVILLAVAGNETTRNAMTHGMNAFFENPDQWELFKRERPETTADEIVRWATPVHCFQRTATADVELGGVTIRKGQRAGLFYSSANYDEEVFDNPFGFNILRDPNPHLGFGGNGAHFCIGANLARMEIKLIFNEIANQIPDISKLGEPKRLRSGWLNGVKELPVTYR; this is translated from the coding sequence ATGACCACCGCCAACGTGTGTCCGTTCGGAGCTGAACCCCATTCCCGGGTCGCTTCGCTCCTGCCCTCCGGCTTCGACTTCACCGACCCCGACCTCATCCAGGAGGGCATGCCCGTCGCCGAGTTCGCGCAGTTGCGCCAGACCGCGCCGGTCTGGTGGAACGAGCAGCCGCTCGGCAGCACGGTCTTCGACGACGGCGGGTACTGGGTGATCACCAAGCACCGCGACATCCGGGATATCTCCCGCGACGGCGACCTGTGGTCGACGAACCGGAAGGGCGTCGTCATGCGCTTCGCCGACGACATGACCGCAGACCAGGTGGAGATCACCAAAGCCCTGCTGATCAATCACGACGCACCCGAGCACACCCGGCTGCGCAAGCTGGTCTCGCGGCTGTTCACCCCGCGCGCGGTGGCCAAGCTGGAGGAGAAGCTGGCCGACGCCGCACGCGACATCGTGGCCGCGGCCGCGGCGAAAGACACCGGAGACTTCGTCGACGACATCGCGATGCAGCTTCCGCTGCTGGCGATCGCCGATCTGCTCGGCGTTCCGGAAGACGATCGCCAGAAGCTCTTCCACTGGACCAACAGCATCATGAACACCGACGACCCGGACTTCAACGACGTCGATCCGATCGAGGCCAACGCCGAGCTGATGGGCTACGCGTACTCGATGGCCGAGCAGCGCAGGCAGTGCCCGGCCGACGACATCGTCACCCGCCTGGTGCAGGCTGATTTGGAAGACGGAGGCGGGGAGCCCTTGAGCGAGGTGGAGTTCGCGTTCTTCGTGATCCTGCTTGCGGTGGCCGGCAACGAGACCACCCGCAACGCGATGACCCACGGCATGAACGCGTTCTTCGAAAACCCGGACCAGTGGGAGCTTTTCAAGCGCGAACGCCCGGAGACGACGGCCGACGAGATCGTTCGGTGGGCCACTCCGGTGCACTGTTTCCAGCGCACCGCCACTGCCGACGTTGAACTCGGCGGCGTCACGATCCGCAAGGGCCAGCGGGCCGGCCTGTTCTACAGCTCGGCCAACTACGACGAGGAAGTCTTCGACAACCCGTTCGGATTCAACATCTTGCGCGACCCGAACCCCCACCTCGGTTTCGGTGGCAACGGCGCGCACTTCTGCATCGGCGCCAACCTCGCGCGCATGGAGATCAAGCTGATCTTCAACGAGATCGCCAACCAGATCCCGGACATCAGCAAGCTGGGCGAACCGAAGCGGCTGCGGTCGGGCTGGCTCAACGGCGTCAAGGAATTGCCGGTCACCTACCGGTAG
- a CDS encoding TetR/AcrR family transcriptional regulator, protein MRTHGWSGSAPATDEEAVARILAAANKAIDSHGADLSIADVARTLGVTRQTVYRYFPSTDALLQASAMAAATGFLDRLAGHLAGITDPADAVTEGIAAAVEWLPHDKHMGLLLGPERSSTFSAEVTSDVALAFAGSMLRRFDVDWGAAGFSDSDLDELGEHLLRIIQSFVLDPGRPPRHGDHLRQYLRRWVGAALLAPAREPVRSPAPGS, encoded by the coding sequence ATGCGGACACACGGATGGTCAGGGTCAGCGCCGGCCACCGACGAGGAAGCCGTCGCCAGAATCCTGGCGGCGGCCAACAAGGCCATCGACTCACACGGTGCCGACCTCAGCATCGCCGACGTCGCGCGCACCCTAGGTGTCACCCGCCAGACCGTCTATCGCTATTTCCCCAGCACCGACGCGCTGTTGCAGGCCTCGGCGATGGCGGCCGCGACCGGGTTCCTCGACCGGCTGGCCGGTCACCTGGCCGGCATCACCGACCCGGCCGACGCGGTGACCGAGGGCATCGCCGCAGCGGTGGAATGGTTGCCCCACGACAAGCACATGGGTCTGCTTCTCGGACCCGAACGCTCGAGCACGTTCAGCGCCGAGGTCACTTCCGATGTCGCGCTGGCGTTCGCGGGTTCGATGCTGCGCCGCTTTGACGTCGATTGGGGCGCAGCGGGTTTCAGCGACAGTGATCTCGACGAACTCGGCGAACACCTGCTGCGGATCATCCAGTCGTTCGTGCTCGATCCGGGCCGGCCGCCGCGACACGGTGACCACCTTCGCCAGTACCTGCGCCGCTGGGTCGGCGCGGCATTGCTCGCGCCGGCTAGGGAGCCGGTGCGCTCTCCTGCACCAGGGAGTTGA
- a CDS encoding RNA polymerase sigma factor: MGPLDGVFRREWGPAVAALARWSGDLDIAEDAVQEACAQALRSWPRDGLPDNPGAWLVTVGRNRARDRLRRESVRPGKELLAVQGDGRADDRVVHGVRDDELRMIFTCAHPALERLSQLALTLRLISGLTVPEIARALLLTETAVGQRITRAKSKIRHANIPLRVPPSELLAERTPHVLSCIYSVFTEGYWSTAGASAIRDELCDEGVRLAGELCLLMPAEPDACALYALVLLHDSRRSTRVDANGALVPLDEQDRSRWDRGRISRGIDGLRRAQGASGPYLPQAVIAAAHATAPSWEQTDWRTICRAYDQLLRQTDSPVVRANRALAIGLRDGPDAGLAALEQVAHDPRLARSALVPTVRADLLRRAGRPAEAVRWYRDAIDVNGSEPGKAFLRRRIAECGGAIA; encoded by the coding sequence ATGGGTCCGCTGGACGGTGTCTTCCGGCGGGAGTGGGGTCCCGCGGTGGCCGCGCTTGCGCGATGGTCGGGTGATCTGGACATCGCCGAGGACGCCGTCCAGGAAGCCTGCGCACAGGCACTGCGGAGCTGGCCACGCGACGGGTTGCCGGACAATCCCGGCGCGTGGCTGGTCACCGTCGGCCGTAATCGGGCCAGGGATCGCCTGCGTCGCGAATCCGTGCGCCCGGGAAAGGAATTGCTGGCCGTGCAGGGTGATGGGCGCGCCGATGACCGCGTGGTGCACGGTGTGCGCGACGACGAGCTTCGGATGATCTTCACCTGCGCGCATCCCGCCCTCGAAAGGTTGTCACAACTCGCGCTGACGCTGCGGCTGATATCGGGTCTGACCGTGCCGGAGATCGCTCGCGCGCTTCTGCTCACCGAAACTGCTGTCGGACAACGCATCACCCGCGCCAAGAGCAAGATTCGGCACGCCAACATCCCGCTACGAGTGCCCCCGTCCGAGCTGTTGGCCGAACGCACCCCGCACGTGCTGTCGTGCATCTATTCGGTGTTCACCGAGGGGTACTGGTCGACGGCCGGAGCGTCTGCGATCCGGGACGAGCTGTGCGACGAAGGTGTCCGGCTGGCCGGCGAACTCTGCCTGCTGATGCCCGCCGAACCAGATGCATGCGCGTTGTATGCCCTTGTCCTGCTGCACGATTCGCGACGGTCGACGCGGGTCGACGCTAACGGTGCGTTGGTGCCGCTCGACGAGCAGGACCGGTCCCGGTGGGACCGCGGCCGGATCTCCCGGGGCATCGACGGGCTACGCCGTGCGCAGGGAGCAAGCGGACCGTACCTTCCACAGGCGGTCATTGCCGCCGCGCACGCGACCGCACCGAGTTGGGAGCAGACCGACTGGCGGACCATCTGCCGAGCGTACGACCAGCTGCTGCGTCAGACGGACTCGCCGGTGGTGCGGGCGAACCGGGCGCTCGCGATCGGTCTGCGCGACGGCCCGGATGCCGGCTTGGCGGCTTTGGAGCAGGTGGCGCACGATCCGCGACTCGCACGATCCGCCCTGGTGCCCACGGTGCGGGCCGACTTGTTGCGCCGAGCGGGCCGGCCTGCGGAGGCGGTGCGCTGGTATCGGGACGCGATCGATGTGAACGGATCTGAACCGGGCAAGGCGTTTCTGCGCCGTCGCATCGCCGAATGCGGCGGGGCAATCGCATAA
- a CDS encoding YciI family protein — translation MYYFALLQVPERDLTAEEAGREMQAYAEFHAREQAAIREGDALGPAAEAVRITGGPDAPVITDGPYAEGAEVAGGYYVFEADNLDDALQLARQIPAAQYGAIEVWPVVHWNAVGRPTTDSDWLALLLEPADAVNVPGTPEWDQGLAEHAEFGAAAGSHILGGAPLHPPATATTVRVRDGGVVLTDGPYAEGAEVANGFYVLSAADRDEATKVASMIPASVVELRRLAGVSGL, via the coding sequence ATGTACTACTTCGCACTGCTTCAGGTCCCGGAACGCGATCTGACCGCCGAGGAAGCAGGCCGGGAGATGCAGGCCTACGCCGAGTTCCACGCCCGCGAACAGGCCGCCATCCGTGAGGGTGACGCGCTGGGCCCGGCCGCCGAGGCGGTCCGGATCACCGGCGGTCCGGATGCGCCGGTCATCACTGACGGTCCGTACGCCGAAGGCGCCGAGGTGGCCGGCGGCTACTACGTGTTCGAGGCCGACAACCTCGACGACGCACTGCAGCTGGCCCGGCAGATACCGGCGGCTCAGTATGGCGCGATCGAGGTGTGGCCGGTGGTGCACTGGAACGCGGTGGGACGGCCGACGACCGATTCCGATTGGCTGGCACTGCTTCTCGAGCCCGCCGATGCGGTCAATGTGCCGGGCACGCCCGAATGGGATCAAGGGCTGGCCGAGCACGCCGAGTTCGGGGCTGCGGCGGGATCGCACATCCTCGGCGGGGCGCCGCTGCATCCGCCGGCGACGGCGACGACGGTGCGTGTGCGGGACGGCGGGGTGGTGTTGACCGACGGTCCGTACGCGGAGGGCGCCGAAGTCGCCAACGGGTTCTATGTGCTGTCGGCCGCCGACCGTGACGAGGCGACCAAGGTGGCGTCGATGATCCCGGCGTCGGTCGTCGAGCTGCGTCGGCTTGCGGGAGTGTCTGGGCTGTAG
- a CDS encoding helix-turn-helix domain-containing protein, which yields MESGGPRLYRPGPPLSQHINYLGYWCHDGAVGHRSTALPRGALTLVIELGNRDQVDFAAVGAPAGRVPAAFIAGAGTTSYVTQIDPGHTVMTVHFRPAGAQPFLGIPLGELQDRCVGIEYLWGAPARTLRARLTETLSAAARFMILEQFLVDKMDVRDARLGTLLRYLETDPSIGVAELCAMTSLSAKRLSALFRHEVGLGPKTYLRVRRLQAALRRLDAGTQRGAEIAADLGYCDQAHFVRDFRGFTAITPSQYPSRRSSLPSHLDLATQGAKVQDPPTSRLTPSKDGNQT from the coding sequence ATGGAATCGGGGGGCCCACGCCTGTACCGTCCGGGACCCCCGCTGTCGCAGCACATCAACTACCTCGGCTACTGGTGCCACGACGGCGCCGTAGGACATCGCAGCACCGCCCTGCCCCGGGGCGCGCTCACGCTCGTCATCGAACTCGGCAACCGCGACCAGGTGGATTTCGCCGCCGTAGGCGCGCCTGCCGGGCGGGTCCCGGCGGCGTTCATCGCCGGCGCGGGCACCACGTCCTACGTCACCCAGATCGACCCGGGGCACACCGTGATGACGGTGCACTTCCGTCCGGCCGGGGCGCAACCGTTCCTCGGGATCCCGCTGGGTGAGTTACAGGACCGGTGCGTCGGCATCGAGTATCTCTGGGGCGCACCGGCACGGACATTGCGCGCGCGGCTCACGGAAACACTTTCGGCCGCCGCGCGATTCATGATCCTGGAACAATTCCTCGTGGACAAGATGGATGTGCGAGACGCACGGCTCGGCACCCTACTCCGCTATCTCGAGACCGATCCGTCGATCGGTGTTGCCGAGCTCTGCGCGATGACATCGCTGTCGGCGAAGCGGCTATCCGCACTATTTCGCCACGAGGTAGGACTCGGCCCGAAGACCTATCTGCGGGTGCGCCGGTTGCAGGCAGCATTGCGTCGCCTGGATGCCGGGACGCAACGGGGTGCGGAGATCGCCGCCGACCTCGGTTACTGCGACCAAGCCCACTTCGTCCGCGACTTCCGCGGCTTCACCGCGATCACCCCGAGCCAGTACCCGAGTCGCCGGTCGAGCCTGCCCAGCCATCTGGACCTGGCCACGCAGGGCGCAAAAGTACAAGACCCGCCGACATCACGGCTGACACCATCGAAAGATGGAAACCAGACCTGA